DNA from Streptosporangiales bacterium:
GACGAGCTCGGATACGACAAGCACCACGACCAGCGCGGCGACAACCCGGAGGGCCACCTTGCGCTTGGAGCGCGCGCTCACAGCACCGCCAGCTGTCGGCGATGCGCCCACGCCACGGCGGCGGCCAGCACCGCCGGTAGCCCGTTGAGCAGAGCGCTCAGGATCATGCTGTGGCCGAGCGCGGCGTGCATCGTGCCCGCGCTGACCATGATGGTGAAGACTCCCACTGCACCGAGTATCCGCAAGCGACGGACGAACAGCAAGCCGCCGGCGAGCAGCTCGGCGGCTGCGGCCCCCGTACGCAGCCACCAGGGCACGCCCCAGTCCTCGAACAACCACTGGTCCGTAGCTATCGGCAGTAGCCGCATCAGGCCGAGCCCGGCGAAGAACACCCCGAGCGCGTACGCGGCGGCCGTCGCCCACCGCGGCGCTCGCGCGGCCACCGTCATGGTGGCGTCGGCGGAAGTCGTGGCGCTCATCGGCTCGCCCTCTCAAATAACTTTACAGCTGTAAAGCTAACGGCGGGCCGCTACCCTGTCAACCATGCCGCAGGCGACACGACGCTCGAGGAACAAGAAGGGCGAGGGCGACCGGCTGCGCCACGACCTCGTCGCCGCGGCGGCGGACCTGCTGCGCGAGCACGGCACCGACGCGGGCCTGTCGATGCGCGAGGTGACCAGGCGGGCCGGGGTCAGCGCACCGGCGCTGTACCTGCACTTCGCGGATGGGCGCGAGCTCGTCGACGCGGTGCTGGCGCAGCAGTTCGCCGCCCTGACCGAGCGGCTGGCGGCGGCCGTCGCGACCGCCGGCGACGAGACGGAGGAGCTGCGCGCCGGCTGCCGCGCGTACCTAGACTTCGCCGACCGCGACCCGGCGATGTACCGCCTGCTCTTCGAGGGCGGCATCACCCGCCGGCCCGACCAGCACACGGGCCAGGGCGCCCCTGGCCGCGAGACGTTCGACTACCTCGTCACGGGCATCGCGCGCTGCCAGCGCACCGGCGCAATCACCGTCGCCGACCAGCAGACGACCGCCACCCTGACCTGGACCGGCCTGCACGGCATCGCCACCCTGCGCCGCGCCCACCCGGACTTCCCCTGGCCAACCCTGGACACCCTGCTCGACGACCTGCTGCACCGCCTCACCGGCCTACCCCCACGCCCCTGACTGCGGGCCGCGAAGCTATGCGCGCAGGGACTCCAGGCGGCTGCGCTCGTCCGGGGTCAGGCGGCGGGGCCAGGCGGCGGCCAGGTCGTACGGCACGAGGGTGGTCAGCGCGGTCGCGTAGGTGGTGCCTGCGGCGTCGTGGATCTCGTAGCTCAGGTCGAAGGCGCTCGCCGTCACCCGGCTCACCCAGACGTCGATCGGCACCGGTGTCGTGCTGTGCGCGAGCGGGCGCTTGTACTGCACCTCGAGGTTGGCGACGACGACGCCCTTGGTGAGCATGTCCCAGGTGCCGTCGCCGTTCAGCTGCTCGAACAGGTCGACCCGCGCCTCTTCCAGGTACTGCACGTACACCACGTTGTTCACGTGGTCGTACCTGTCGACGTCTCCCCACCGCAGTGGGCAGTGGAAGCGGTGCTTCGCCACGGTGTTAGCGGGCCGGGTCAGTCGCGGGTCAGCTTGCGGTACGTCACGCGGTGCGGGCGGGCGGCCTCGGCGCCGAGCCGCTCGACCTTGTTGCGCTCGTAGTCGTCGAAGTTGCCCTCGAACCAGAACCACCTCGACGGGTCGTCCGCGTCGCCCTCCCACGCGAGGATGTGGGTGGCGACCCGGTCGAGGAACCACCGGTCGTGGCTGGTGATCACCGCACACCCGGGGAAGTCGAGCAGCGCGTTCTCCAGCGACTGCAACGTCTCCACGTCCAGGTCGTTGGTCGGCTCGTCGAGCAGCAGCAGGTTGCCACCGATCTTCAGTGTCAGCGCCAGGTTCAGCCGGTTCCGCTCACCGCCGGACAGGACGCCGGCCGGCTTCTGCTGGTCCGCGCCCTTGAACCCGAAGCTCGCCACGTACGCCCTGCTTGGGATCTCCACCTTGCCGACCACGATGTGGTCGAGCTCGTCGGAGACCACCTGCCACACGTTCTTGTTCGGGTCGATACCGGCCCGGTTCTGGTCGACGTACGACAGCTGCACCGTGTCGCCGAGCCGCAGCTTGCCGCCGTCCGGCTGCTCCTCACCGGTGATCATCTTGAACAGCGTGGTCTTGCCGACACCGTTGGGCCCGATGATGCCGACGATGGCGTTGGGCGGCAACGTGAACGAGAGGTCGCGCATGAGGGTGCGCCCGTCGAAGCCCTTGGTCAGCCCCTCGGCCTCGACGACCACGGAGCCCAGCCGTGGTCCCGGCGGGATCTGGATCTCCTCGAAGTTGAGCTTGCGGGTCGACTCGGCCTCGCGGGCCATCTCGTCGTAGCGCTGCAACCTGGCCTTCTGCTTGGTCTGCCGCGCCTTCGCGTTCGACCGCACCCATTCCAGTTCGCTGGTGAGCCGCCGCTTCAACCTGGCGTCGCGCTGGCCCTCGACCTTCAGCCTGGCCGCCTTGCTCTCCAGGTAGGTCTGATAGTTGCCCTGGTAGCCGTGCGCGCGGCCGCGGTCGAGCTCGAGGATCCAACCGGCGACGTGGTCGAGGAAGTACCTGTCGTGCGTGACGGCGACGACCGTCCCCGGGTACTTCTCCAGGTGCTGTTCCAACCACTGCACGCTCTCCGCGTCGAGGTGGTTGGTGGGCTCGTCGAGCAACAGCAGGTCGGGCTGCTCGAGCAGCAGCTTGCACAGCGCCACCCGGCGGCGCTCGCCACCGGAGAGCGTGGTCACGTCGGCATCGCCCGGCGGGCAGCGCAGAGCGTCCATCGCCTGGTCGAGCTGCGAGTCGAGGTCCC
Protein-coding regions in this window:
- a CDS encoding acyl-CoA thioesterase, which produces MAKHRFHCPLRWGDVDRYDHVNNVVYVQYLEEARVDLFEQLNGDGTWDMLTKGVVVANLEVQYKRPLAHSTTPVPIDVWVSRVTASAFDLSYEIHDAAGTTYATALTTLVPYDLAAAWPRRLTPDERSRLESLRA
- a CDS encoding TetR family transcriptional regulator; the protein is MPQATRRSRNKKGEGDRLRHDLVAAAADLLREHGTDAGLSMREVTRRAGVSAPALYLHFADGRELVDAVLAQQFAALTERLAAAVATAGDETEELRAGCRAYLDFADRDPAMYRLLFEGGITRRPDQHTGQGAPGRETFDYLVTGIARCQRTGAITVADQQTTATLTWTGLHGIATLRRAHPDFPWPTLDTLLDDLLHRLTGLPPRP
- the ettA gene encoding energy-dependent translational throttle protein EttA translates to MAEYIYVFKRARKAHGEKVVLDEVTLSFLPGAKIGVVGPNGAGKSTLLKVMAGLEEISNGEAFLSPGYTVGILSQEPQLDADKDVLGNVQDGAKETMQLLAEYNAIAEKMATDYSDDLLEQMGKLQEKLDHKDAWDLDSQLDQAMDALRCPPGDADVTTLSGGERRRVALCKLLLEQPDLLLLDEPTNHLDAESVQWLEQHLEKYPGTVVAVTHDRYFLDHVAGWILELDRGRAHGYQGNYQTYLESKAARLKVEGQRDARLKRRLTSELEWVRSNAKARQTKQKARLQRYDEMAREAESTRKLNFEEIQIPPGPRLGSVVVEAEGLTKGFDGRTLMRDLSFTLPPNAIVGIIGPNGVGKTTLFKMITGEEQPDGGKLRLGDTVQLSYVDQNRAGIDPNKNVWQVVSDELDHIVVGKVEIPSRAYVASFGFKGADQQKPAGVLSGGERNRLNLALTLKIGGNLLLLDEPTNDLDVETLQSLENALLDFPGCAVITSHDRWFLDRVATHILAWEGDADDPSRWFWFEGNFDDYERNKVERLGAEAARPHRVTYRKLTRD